The Mauremys reevesii isolate NIE-2019 linkage group 1, ASM1616193v1, whole genome shotgun sequence genome has a segment encoding these proteins:
- the LOC120381145 gene encoding olfactory receptor 52R1-like has protein sequence MSNSNTTNFINPSTFILQGIPGLEAAHVWISIPFCAMFIIAILGNFAILLIVKMEPSLHGPMYYFLCMLAIADLVLSTSILPKMLAIFWFNSREIDFSACLTQMYFIYCFPLMESGIIVAMGFDRYVAICHPLRHSTILTIPVVAKMGLVVVLRSGMLVLPYPLLVRQWRYCRTNIIPEPFCAHMAVVKLACDDTHISSYYGLFVLLGVMGLDGIFIAMSYTQILRAIFSLPTKDARLKTFGTCVSHLCVILLFYIPGLFSSLTYRFGQNVPLHFHVLIGNMNLLVPPMLHPIIYGVRTKEIRDRLLRFITHKR, from the coding sequence ATGTCAAACTCCAACACAACCAACTTcatcaacccctccaccttcatcctgcagGGTATTCCcggcctggaggcagcccatgtctggatctccatccccttctgtgccatgttcatcatagccatcttggggaactttgCCATCCTGTTAATTGTGAAAatggagccgagcctccatgggcccatgtactatttcctctgcatgctggccatcgctgacctggtcctgtctacatccatcctgcccaaaatgctggcaatcttctggttcaattccagagagatcgatttcagtgcctgcctcacccagatgtacttcatttaCTGCTTCCCattgatggagtctgggatcATTGTGGCCATGGGTTtcgatcgctatgtggccatctgccatcccctgagacattccaccatcctgacaatcCCCGTGGTGGCCAAGATGGGCTTGGTTGTGGTGCTGCGCAGTGGCATGCTCGTACTGCCCTATCCCTTGTTGGTAAGACAGTGGcgatattgcagaaccaacatcatccccgaGCCATTCTGCGCACACATGGCTGTGGTGAAGCTAGCTTGTGACGACACCCACATCAGCAGCTACTATGGTCTCTTTGTGCTATTGGGTGTAATGGGTCTGGATGGGATATTTATTGCCATGTCCTATACTCAGAttctcagggccatcttcagcctccccacaaaggacgcccggctcaagacttttggaaCCTGCGTCTCCCACCTTTGTGTTATCTTACTCTTTTACATCCcaggtctcttctcctccctcacaTACCGTTTTGGACAgaatgtgcccctgcatttccatgTTCTTATTGGCAACATGAACCTActggtgccccccatgctacaccccatcatctatggggtgaggaccaaggagatccgggacaggctgctccggtTCATTACTCATAAGAGAtga